One genomic segment of Culturomica massiliensis includes these proteins:
- a CDS encoding bifunctional cytidylyltransferase/SDR family oxidoreductase, translated as MKNIAVVLAGGSGSRMGEDYPKQLLKIAGKKVIEHTLDVFEKHPLIHEIFVVSHTNYIHDIEDIVTSNNYRKLTKILSGGKERYESSWAAIQACEEKECNIILHDSVRPLINERIITDCIEALKTYNAVDVAIPTTDTIIQVSEDNKIKNIPQRSTLRNGQTPQAFKLSVIKEAYQKAMQDPQLQTTDDCGIILKYLPDEPIYVVNGEVFNLKLTYKSDLFLLDKLFQLKSIHNLQHRINNEEKKQLAGKVIVLFGGSYGIGKSIADICSEAGARVFSFSRSSNKIDVSNHENVAKALKQVHEETNRIDYIVNTAGILMKQPLEGMSYENIWQIVNVNVLGAINVAKEAFKYLKQSQGMLLLYTSSSYTRGRSLYSIYSASKSAVVNLMQALSEEWYKHHISVNCINPERTKTPMRIRNFGNEPEETLLTAEDVANVSINTLLSNMTGEVIDVKLSK; from the coding sequence ATGAAAAATATAGCTGTAGTTTTAGCCGGAGGCTCCGGTAGTCGTATGGGAGAAGATTACCCCAAACAATTACTGAAAATCGCAGGGAAAAAAGTCATAGAGCACACTCTGGATGTTTTTGAAAAACATCCGCTTATTCATGAAATTTTCGTAGTATCGCATACGAACTATATTCATGATATAGAAGATATCGTTACGTCTAATAACTACCGGAAACTGACAAAAATCCTGTCCGGAGGAAAAGAGCGTTATGAATCCAGCTGGGCAGCGATTCAGGCATGTGAAGAAAAAGAATGCAACATTATTCTTCATGATTCGGTGCGTCCTTTGATAAACGAACGCATTATTACCGACTGTATCGAAGCTTTAAAAACGTATAATGCGGTAGATGTCGCAATTCCCACAACGGATACAATTATTCAGGTCAGTGAAGATAATAAAATCAAAAACATCCCCCAACGCTCCACTTTGCGAAACGGGCAAACCCCACAGGCATTTAAACTTTCTGTCATCAAAGAAGCCTATCAGAAAGCCATGCAAGATCCGCAACTACAAACAACAGATGATTGCGGCATTATCCTGAAATATTTGCCCGATGAACCCATATATGTCGTCAACGGAGAAGTTTTCAACCTGAAATTAACATACAAAAGCGATTTGTTTTTATTGGACAAACTATTTCAATTAAAATCGATCCATAATCTTCAACACCGTATCAATAATGAAGAAAAAAAACAATTGGCCGGAAAAGTAATCGTTTTATTCGGCGGTAGCTATGGAATCGGAAAATCCATCGCTGACATTTGTTCCGAAGCCGGGGCCCGGGTATTTTCATTCAGCCGGAGTAGCAATAAAATTGATGTTTCCAATCACGAAAATGTAGCAAAAGCATTAAAACAGGTACATGAAGAAACAAACCGAATCGATTATATCGTAAATACCGCCGGTATCTTAATGAAACAGCCTTTAGAAGGTATGTCCTATGAAAATATCTGGCAAATAGTAAATGTAAATGTGCTGGGAGCAATAAATGTCGCAAAAGAAGCTTTTAAATATCTTAAACAAAGTCAGGGTATGCTACTTTTATATACGTCCAGTTCCTACACCAGAGGACGTTCCTTATACAGTATTTACTCCGCATCGAAATCCGCAGTCGTCAATCTTATGCAAGCATTGAGTGAAGAATGGTATAAACATCACATCTCTGTCAACTGCATTAATCCGGAGCGAACAAAAACACCCATGCGCATCCGGAATTTTGGAAACGAACCTGAAGAAACGCTGCTGACAGCTGAAGATGTCGCCAATGTATCCATTAACACCCTGCTCTCAAATATGACGGGTGAAGTTATTGATGTAAAACTCAGTAAATGA
- a CDS encoding sulfatase-like hydrolase/transferase has protein sequence MKHILSPEKEIHLKKGFLFFISTTVILFTQFFAYLYNSYLTTSIDWIGWLYYTLSASGHAFLFTLIPFFTLYLPSVLFTRFYKTALTVLFSFYLLLNLLAYLNGIIFRLYKFHINGFVTDMVFGANAGQIFVFNPALVYKSIGVVLAFFIIGLILLWISKTYYRKIHLKNAIFICIFFISGIVTSHIGHAYAAVAGKSSIENAALSLPQFYPLTANRLLLKLGVVKKEDLYTDNSEKNKHNVVNYPLHSLETDDHISRKNIIFLLVDSWNPRTLTPETCPNMYRFSRKSENYLRHLSSSNGTRGGIFGWFFGISPIYWKYFEIAGIQPVFIERLLQLDYDIRILASASLVNPPFYRVVFGNVKNLRTETPGSTPFERDNRITKDFLAYLDQREQDTIAHSPFFAFLFYDLPHAIDLPQGYPRRFQPAWEYADYMQLGNETDPTPFFNLYRNCTWHTDSLIGCILQKLETRGLLENSVVIISGDHSQEFNENKKNFWGHNGNFSDAQIHVPLLYYYPGVTPGQITHQTTHYDIIPTLMHTWLGVNNPYSDYSMGQLLSDSLRPPFHITGSFDNHAVITDSVIYEKKTAGRLIITDRQLNKYEGRSDARVLQEAIRFKNRFLKDK, from the coding sequence ATGAAACATATCCTTTCGCCGGAAAAAGAAATCCATTTAAAAAAGGGGTTCTTATTTTTCATATCCACTACCGTTATCCTGTTTACTCAATTCTTTGCATACCTGTACAACAGCTACTTAACAACATCCATCGATTGGATCGGCTGGCTGTATTATACCTTATCGGCCAGCGGTCACGCTTTTCTGTTTACACTCATTCCTTTTTTTACTTTGTACCTTCCTTCAGTCCTATTTACCCGTTTTTATAAAACAGCCCTGACCGTCTTATTTTCTTTCTATCTTTTATTGAACCTGTTAGCCTACCTCAACGGAATCATTTTCCGGCTTTACAAATTTCACATCAACGGATTCGTAACCGATATGGTCTTCGGGGCAAATGCCGGGCAAATATTTGTATTCAATCCGGCTTTGGTATACAAAAGCATTGGTGTCGTTCTGGCATTTTTTATCATCGGCTTGATCCTGCTTTGGATAAGTAAAACATATTACAGAAAAATCCATCTGAAAAACGCAATTTTCATCTGTATCTTTTTTATTTCAGGCATTGTCACATCCCACATCGGTCATGCCTATGCCGCTGTTGCCGGTAAAAGTTCCATAGAAAATGCTGCGCTCAGCTTACCTCAATTTTATCCGTTGACAGCCAACCGTTTACTATTAAAACTGGGAGTTGTCAAAAAAGAAGATTTATACACCGACAACTCCGAGAAAAACAAACATAACGTTGTAAACTACCCTTTACACTCCCTGGAAACAGACGATCATATCTCCCGGAAAAACATCATATTTTTGTTGGTCGATTCGTGGAATCCCCGGACTCTTACTCCGGAAACCTGTCCCAATATGTACCGATTTTCCCGGAAATCAGAAAATTACCTCCGGCATTTAAGTTCCAGTAACGGTACGCGGGGTGGAATTTTCGGCTGGTTTTTTGGCATATCTCCCATTTACTGGAAATATTTTGAAATTGCCGGCATTCAACCGGTCTTCATTGAGCGTCTATTGCAACTCGATTACGATATCCGTATACTTGCCAGTGCCAGTCTTGTCAACCCGCCCTTCTACCGGGTAGTATTCGGAAATGTGAAAAACCTCCGGACAGAAACTCCCGGCTCAACACCTTTTGAACGGGACAACCGGATTACAAAAGATTTCCTTGCCTATCTGGATCAACGCGAACAGGATACGATCGCACACTCTCCTTTCTTCGCTTTTCTATTTTACGATTTACCACACGCCATAGATCTCCCTCAAGGTTATCCCCGCCGGTTCCAGCCGGCCTGGGAATACGCGGATTATATGCAACTCGGTAACGAAACAGATCCCACCCCTTTTTTCAATTTATATCGCAATTGTACTTGGCATACCGACTCTTTGATAGGATGTATACTACAAAAACTCGAAACCCGGGGATTACTTGAAAACTCCGTCGTCATCATAAGCGGTGACCATAGTCAGGAATTCAATGAAAATAAGAAGAATTTCTGGGGACACAACGGTAATTTTTCCGATGCCCAAATTCATGTGCCTCTCCTGTACTATTATCCGGGAGTCACACCGGGTCAAATCACCCATCAAACCACTCATTACGATATCATCCCGACCTTGATGCATACCTGGCTGGGTGTAAACAATCCCTATTCCGACTACAGTATGGGACAACTACTCTCCGACAGCCTACGGCCACCGTTTCACATCACCGGCTCGTTTGACAACCATGCCGTCATCACAGACAGTGTCATCTACGAAAAAAAGACAGCCGGAAGGTTAATCATCACCGACCGGCAACTGAATAAGTACGAAGGCCGTTCCGATGCCCGTGTCTTACAAGAAGCCATACGATTTAAAAACCGTTTCCTGAAAGACAAATAA
- the tig gene encoding trigger factor, with product MNITKTQNDNLNAMIKIELGKEDYAERVENVLKDYQRKVVIDGFRKGKTPMGIVKKMYGKAILVEEINKVLGEALTNYIKENDLQILGEPLPNETEQKELNLEDDKFEFIYDIALSPEVNVKLSKREKVPYYLIKVDDEMIDKQIESMCKGNGELKPVDEIEGTEYIKGELIELNADGSVKEGGVKNEDASLSVMHIKDEESVNAFKGAKVGQEVKFNAVKSFPNKADFASMLGVTKEEAEQVNPDFCFIVNEIKRYTDAEVNQELFDRVYGKDNVKSVEEFRTKVKEDIEKQLKGHSEYRFTIDAREKILKKNEDVVLPDAFLKRWIVAVNKDMKAEDVEKDFEGYRDEFKWQVIKTALGKEYGLKVEEADMKSVAREVAAAQLQQYGLYGLSDEQLDGFAVKLLEDSKQRQHLYERAVDNKIFAAIRENVKLEEQEIAMADFEKLFQK from the coding sequence ATGAATATAACAAAGACCCAGAATGACAATCTTAATGCAATGATTAAGATTGAGTTAGGTAAAGAAGATTATGCCGAGCGCGTAGAGAATGTATTGAAAGATTATCAGAGAAAGGTTGTGATTGACGGTTTCCGGAAGGGAAAAACACCGATGGGAATTGTTAAGAAGATGTATGGGAAAGCGATTCTGGTAGAAGAAATCAATAAAGTACTCGGAGAAGCTCTTACAAATTATATTAAAGAAAATGATCTTCAGATTCTGGGGGAACCGCTGCCGAATGAAACGGAGCAGAAAGAATTGAATTTGGAAGATGACAAATTCGAATTCATATATGATATTGCCCTTTCTCCGGAAGTAAATGTAAAATTGAGCAAGCGGGAAAAAGTACCTTATTATCTGATAAAAGTCGATGATGAGATGATCGACAAGCAGATTGAAAGTATGTGTAAAGGCAACGGTGAGTTGAAACCGGTCGATGAAATCGAAGGTACGGAATATATAAAGGGAGAATTGATCGAACTGAATGCCGACGGTAGTGTAAAAGAGGGAGGAGTGAAAAATGAAGATGCTTCGTTGTCGGTAATGCACATTAAGGATGAAGAGTCTGTCAATGCATTCAAAGGGGCGAAAGTAGGTCAGGAAGTAAAATTCAATGCAGTGAAATCTTTCCCGAATAAGGCAGATTTTGCTTCTATGCTCGGTGTGACGAAAGAAGAAGCTGAACAGGTGAATCCGGATTTCTGTTTTATTGTGAATGAAATCAAACGTTATACGGATGCTGAAGTAAATCAGGAACTTTTTGACCGGGTTTATGGAAAAGACAACGTGAAGAGTGTTGAAGAATTCCGTACGAAAGTGAAGGAAGATATTGAGAAACAATTGAAAGGACATTCGGAATATCGCTTTACAATTGATGCCCGTGAGAAGATCCTGAAAAAGAACGAAGATGTGGTATTGCCGGATGCTTTCCTGAAAAGATGGATTGTGGCTGTCAATAAGGATATGAAGGCTGAGGATGTAGAGAAAGATTTCGAGGGATATCGTGACGAATTCAAGTGGCAGGTCATTAAGACAGCTTTGGGTAAAGAATACGGGTTGAAAGTGGAAGAAGCGGATATGAAGTCTGTTGCCCGTGAAGTTGCTGCTGCTCAATTACAGCAATATGGTTTGTATGGTTTGAGTGACGAGCAGTTGGACGGATTTGCCGTAAAATTGCTTGAAGATTCCAAACAGCGTCAGCATTTGTATGAAAGAGCTGTGGATAATAAAATATTTGCTGCAATCAGAGAGAATGTGAAGTTGGAAGAGCAGGAAATTGCTATGGCTGATTTTGAGAAATTATTCCAGAAGTAA
- a CDS encoding thymidylate synthase, translated as MKQYLDLLDRILTEGERKTDRTGTGTISIFGHQMRFNLQEGFPLLTTKKLHLKSIIYELLWFLQGDTNVKYLHEHGVKIWDEWADEDGDLGHIYGYQWRSWPRPDGSHLDQITQLIQDIKTSPDSRRLIVSAWNAGEIDKMALAPCHALFQFYVLNGKLSCQLYQRSADSFLGVPFNIASYALLTMMVAQVCGLQPGEFIHTFGDVHIYLNHIEQVKLQLTRAPRELPRMHINPDVKDIFGFKYEDFELTGYNPHPHIKGEVAV; from the coding sequence ATGAAGCAATATCTGGATTTATTAGATCGGATTCTAACAGAAGGCGAACGCAAAACCGACCGGACAGGTACCGGCACAATAAGTATATTCGGACATCAGATGCGTTTTAATCTGCAAGAAGGATTTCCTTTATTGACAACCAAGAAATTGCATCTGAAGTCTATTATTTATGAACTTTTATGGTTTTTGCAGGGGGATACGAATGTAAAGTATTTACATGAGCACGGCGTTAAAATATGGGATGAATGGGCGGATGAAGATGGGGATCTCGGTCATATTTACGGTTATCAATGGCGTTCGTGGCCCCGGCCGGACGGTTCGCATCTGGATCAGATCACTCAGTTGATTCAGGATATTAAAACGTCTCCCGATTCCCGGCGGCTGATCGTCAGCGCCTGGAATGCCGGAGAGATCGATAAAATGGCATTGGCTCCTTGTCATGCCTTGTTCCAGTTTTATGTCTTGAACGGTAAATTGTCCTGTCAGTTGTATCAGCGCAGTGCGGATTCTTTTCTGGGAGTACCCTTCAATATTGCTTCTTATGCTTTGCTGACGATGATGGTGGCCCAGGTATGTGGTCTACAACCCGGGGAATTCATTCACACTTTCGGAGACGTGCATATTTACCTGAATCATATCGAGCAGGTGAAATTACAATTGACCCGTGCACCGCGGGAATTGCCCCGAATGCATATCAATCCGGATGTAAAAGACATTTTCGGTTTTAAATACGAGGATTTTGAATTGACCGGTTACAATCCTCACCCTCATATAAAGGGAGAGGTTGCAGTGTGA
- the lptB gene encoding LPS export ABC transporter ATP-binding protein, which yields MILRAEDLVKKYKSRTVVKGVSVQVEQGEIVGLLGPNGAGKTTSFYMIVGLITPNGGRIFLDDREITKEPVYRRAQLGVGYLAQEASVFRRLSVEDNIKAVLQMTKMPKEEQRERLEEMLDEFGLQHIRKSLGIQLSGGERRRTEIARALSIRPKFILLDEPFAGVDPIAVEDIQSIVQKLKEKNIGILITDHNVQETLSITDRAYLLYDGRILESGTAEHLAADPEVRRVYLGKNFELRKKK from the coding sequence ATGATATTAAGGGCAGAAGATCTTGTTAAAAAATATAAGAGTCGTACGGTTGTGAAGGGGGTTTCTGTTCAGGTAGAACAAGGGGAGATTGTGGGCTTACTGGGACCTAACGGAGCAGGTAAGACGACTTCATTCTACATGATAGTGGGATTAATTACTCCGAATGGCGGACGTATTTTTTTGGATGACCGGGAGATCACAAAAGAACCGGTATACAGACGGGCACAATTGGGAGTCGGTTATTTGGCACAGGAGGCTTCGGTATTCCGGAGGTTAAGTGTGGAGGATAATATAAAGGCTGTGTTGCAGATGACCAAGATGCCCAAAGAAGAACAGCGGGAGCGTTTGGAAGAGATGTTGGATGAGTTCGGATTGCAGCATATACGGAAGAGTCTCGGTATTCAGTTGTCCGGAGGAGAACGGCGGCGTACGGAGATTGCCCGGGCTTTGTCGATTCGTCCTAAATTTATATTACTGGATGAGCCGTTTGCCGGGGTTGACCCGATAGCAGTGGAAGACATTCAGAGTATTGTTCAGAAATTGAAGGAGAAAAATATCGGCATATTGATAACGGACCACAATGTGCAGGAAACACTGTCGATTACCGACCGGGCCTATCTGTTGTATGACGGGAGGATATTGGAATCAGGTACTGCGGAGCATTTGGCGGCAGATCCGGAGGTGAGACGTGTATACCTGGGCAAGAATTTTGAATTGCGTAAGAAAAAGTAA
- a CDS encoding O-methyltransferase: MEWSLELEEYITAHSEQESEVLAALRRATHLNVMRPRMLSGNMQGQLLKMFCRMIGARRVLEIGTYTGYAAISLAEGLEEDGIVYTIDINDEIEDIAREYIRKSGLEERIRFLLGDACELIPDLAETFDLVFIDADKRQYPEYYRLIFDKLKPGGIIVADDVLWEGKVLTDKDAQTRGIMAFNDLVAGDERVEKLILPVRHGLMLIRKK, encoded by the coding sequence ATGGAGTGGAGTTTGGAACTGGAGGAATATATTACGGCTCATTCGGAGCAGGAATCTGAGGTCCTGGCTGCATTGCGGAGGGCAACCCATCTGAATGTCATGCGGCCGCGGATGCTTTCGGGGAATATGCAGGGGCAATTGCTGAAAATGTTTTGCCGGATGATCGGAGCGAGGCGGGTTTTGGAAATCGGTACATATACCGGTTATGCGGCAATTTCTTTAGCAGAAGGACTTGAGGAAGACGGGATCGTCTATACGATTGATATCAATGATGAAATTGAAGATATTGCGCGGGAATATATCAGGAAGAGCGGTTTGGAGGAACGAATCCGTTTTTTGTTGGGAGATGCCTGTGAGCTTATCCCGGATTTGGCGGAGACGTTTGATTTGGTATTTATCGATGCCGACAAGCGGCAGTATCCGGAGTATTACCGTTTAATTTTCGATAAGCTGAAACCGGGAGGAATTATTGTAGCCGATGATGTTTTGTGGGAAGGGAAAGTATTGACGGATAAAGATGCCCAAACCCGGGGGATTATGGCATTTAATGATTTGGTTGCCGGCGATGAGCGTGTTGAAAAACTGATATTGCCTGTACGTCATGGCTTGATGTTAATTCGTAAAAAATAA
- a CDS encoding LicD family protein — protein MKNFGIACSDFFREEIRNDYLVPAAMKRAWACQLDLLKELLRVCDKYNLKCWADYGTLLGAVRHKGYIPWDDDIDMVMLREDYDKLVEIADKELKHPYFLQTIYSDKHYNHRHAQLRNSDTAAIPEGDFRRKYNQGIFVDIFILDSYPKAIKYSYRMVRKVKLYRVLLKLAIRLMNLLPDGLYQRWRLDSKMFRKYENVLRKNRLEDTEFVAAISFNFRQKIRDKAWYAETLWVDFEHMKMPVPIGYDRILTLDFGPDYMTPVQAPTLHGGLIFDTEKSYKLLRKELRHGKMK, from the coding sequence ATGAAAAATTTTGGAATAGCTTGTTCGGATTTTTTCCGGGAAGAGATACGTAATGATTATTTGGTACCGGCGGCCATGAAAAGGGCCTGGGCCTGTCAACTGGACCTTTTGAAAGAATTATTGCGTGTATGCGATAAATACAACCTGAAATGTTGGGCCGATTACGGAACATTATTGGGAGCCGTCCGGCACAAAGGTTATATTCCCTGGGATGACGATATCGATATGGTGATGTTGAGGGAAGATTATGATAAACTTGTAGAAATTGCGGATAAGGAACTCAAACATCCTTATTTTTTGCAAACAATCTATTCGGACAAGCATTACAATCATCGTCATGCTCAATTAAGAAACAGCGATACTGCTGCCATTCCCGAAGGGGATTTCCGCAGAAAATACAACCAGGGTATTTTTGTCGATATTTTTATATTGGACAGCTATCCGAAAGCGATAAAATATTCTTATCGGATGGTTCGTAAAGTGAAGTTGTATCGGGTACTTCTGAAATTGGCCATTCGCCTGATGAATTTACTGCCGGATGGATTGTATCAGAGATGGCGTTTGGATAGTAAAATGTTTCGGAAGTATGAGAATGTATTGAGGAAAAACAGGCTGGAAGATACAGAATTTGTGGCGGCGATCTCTTTTAATTTTAGGCAAAAAATCAGAGATAAAGCCTGGTATGCCGAGACATTATGGGTGGATTTTGAGCATATGAAAATGCCTGTGCCTATTGGATACGACCGGATTTTAACCCTGGATTTCGGGCCCGATTATATGACTCCCGTGCAGGCGCCTACATTACATGGAGGATTGATATTTGATACGGAAAAAAGTTATAAGTTGCTACGGAAAGAATTGCGGCACGGAAAAATGAAGTAG
- a CDS encoding CDP-glycerol glycerophosphotransferase family protein produces the protein MKKYFKIISNSIAYTLRGISYLIPRNKDKWVVGNSRGFNNNTKYFFIHAKTVLEKNKCYWISKNKSSRKIVRTFGFKAYHPWSITGIYHLLTAGVYIYDSRVSALNYWVSGGAKFVNLWHGVGIKNIEFAGQVKPFPAETCMNKFLKPVIYLKPDLFLSTSPLMTRHFCKCFRISPQQCIESSYPRNEILQWEESRLLEFIQKYEPKETMAIIRRLKKATQSFIYMPTFRDENKNFLEQSGIDLKKLNDTLKAQNKLFILKLHPFTRINMDLCAFDHILTVNNKTDIYPILPFTDVLITDYSSIYFDYLLMKNKSILLFPFDYQKYIEEDRDLAFDFVTYMPGQHVYNFNALIETIKSGKIQASDKNEWIRNQFWYSPHPQNLYDAISRL, from the coding sequence ATGAAAAAATATTTTAAAATCATATCCAATAGCATTGCATATACCCTAAGGGGAATTTCGTATTTAATACCACGCAATAAAGATAAATGGGTAGTAGGCAATTCCAGAGGTTTCAACAACAATACCAAATACTTTTTCATTCACGCTAAAACCGTTTTGGAAAAAAACAAATGTTATTGGATCAGTAAAAACAAATCCTCCCGCAAAATTGTACGGACATTCGGATTTAAAGCATATCATCCCTGGAGTATTACAGGGATATATCATTTACTTACCGCCGGAGTTTATATATACGATTCCCGGGTGTCTGCTTTAAATTACTGGGTTTCGGGAGGAGCTAAATTTGTAAATTTATGGCATGGAGTCGGTATTAAAAATATCGAGTTTGCAGGACAGGTAAAACCATTTCCGGCAGAAACCTGTATGAATAAATTTTTAAAACCAGTCATTTACTTAAAACCGGATTTATTTTTATCAACGTCTCCATTAATGACCCGGCATTTTTGTAAATGTTTCAGAATATCCCCCCAACAATGTATTGAAAGCAGTTACCCCCGCAACGAAATCTTACAGTGGGAAGAAAGCAGACTACTCGAATTTATACAAAAGTATGAACCGAAAGAAACAATGGCGATCATCCGGCGTCTAAAAAAGGCAACACAATCTTTTATATATATGCCGACATTCCGGGATGAAAATAAAAATTTCCTCGAACAAAGTGGGATCGATCTCAAAAAGTTAAATGATACCTTAAAAGCACAAAACAAACTTTTTATTTTAAAACTTCATCCTTTTACCCGTATCAATATGGATCTCTGTGCTTTCGATCATATACTTACGGTAAATAATAAAACGGATATCTATCCCATTTTACCATTCACAGATGTTTTAATTACCGATTATAGCTCCATCTATTTCGATTATCTGCTCATGAAAAATAAATCCATCCTTCTATTTCCTTTCGATTACCAAAAGTATATCGAAGAAGACCGGGATTTAGCTTTCGATTTCGTCACTTATATGCCTGGGCAACACGTATACAATTTCAATGCATTAATTGAGACCATAAAATCCGGAAAGATACAGGCCTCCGACAAAAACGAATGGATCAGAAATCAATTTTGGTACAGTCCCCACCCCCAAAATTTGTACGATGCTATTTCAAGATTGTAG
- the ispD gene encoding 2-C-methyl-D-erythritol 4-phosphate cytidylyltransferase: MKNIAVILAGGSGTRLGENYPKQLLQIAGKSVIEYTLDVFEKHPLIHEIFIVANSGYIQNIQDIVTAGKYQKISRILAGGKERYESSWNAIRACKEKECNLIFHDSVRPLVSERILTDCIEALKTYNAVDVAVPTTDTVIQINENNIIRHIPQRSTLRNSQTPQAFRLSVIKKAYRKALEDPRLQTTDDCGIVLRYLPGEPIYVVPGDTVNLKLTYKEDLYLLEKLLQLRFPHNTENK; encoded by the coding sequence ATGAAAAATATAGCCGTTATTTTAGCCGGAGGAAGCGGTACCCGCCTAGGGGAGAATTATCCCAAGCAATTATTACAAATTGCGGGAAAAAGCGTCATTGAGTATACACTGGATGTTTTTGAAAAACATCCGCTTATTCATGAAATTTTCATTGTGGCAAATTCCGGTTACATTCAGAATATTCAAGACATTGTCACAGCGGGTAAATATCAAAAAATAAGCCGGATTCTGGCAGGAGGAAAAGAACGTTACGAATCCAGTTGGAATGCTATCCGGGCCTGTAAAGAAAAAGAATGTAATCTTATATTCCACGATTCCGTGCGCCCTTTGGTAAGCGAACGTATCCTGACCGACTGTATCGAAGCCCTGAAAACATACAATGCCGTTGACGTTGCCGTCCCGACAACAGACACCGTTATTCAAATAAACGAAAACAACATTATACGGCACATTCCCCAACGCTCGACCTTACGAAACAGTCAAACTCCACAAGCATTCAGGCTTAGTGTTATAAAAAAGGCTTACCGGAAAGCTTTGGAAGATCCCCGTCTGCAAACGACAGATGACTGCGGTATTGTTCTCAGATACCTGCCCGGAGAACCGATATATGTTGTTCCCGGGGATACCGTCAATTTAAAGCTGACTTATAAGGAAGACTTATACTTACTGGAAAAGCTGTTACAACTCAGATTTCCCCATAACACCGAAAATAAATAA
- a CDS encoding M16 family metallopeptidase has product MMYQTYILSNGLKIIHQQVDGKAAYCGLIINAGSRDEREDEAGIAHFIEHVIFKGTEKRKAYHILSRMEDVGGELNAYTTKEDTCIYASFLPKDYERALELFADIIFDSVFPEKEIEKEKEVVIDEINSYKDSPGELIFDDFEELVYKGELIGRNILGSEENVRNLRREQILDFVRRNYRPQRMVISSVGNIDFSKLVRWVEKYFGGISGDDSSVCRVKPMLYVPQFREIDKGTFQNHCIIGNIAYDYRDDKRLALSMLVDLLGGSGMNSRLNLNIREKHGLAYNVEAAYTPYSDTGLFTVYFGCDADDLEKCRKLCEREMEHLYTHALGHGQLRKIKIQTIGQLTLSAENYENTMLSIGKSFLVYDRVDSIEEICTKVEEVDVSTLQEVAAEIFAIEKQSVLIYK; this is encoded by the coding sequence GTGATGTACCAAACGTATATATTGAGTAACGGGCTGAAAATTATTCATCAGCAGGTAGACGGGAAGGCTGCTTATTGCGGATTGATTATTAATGCGGGGAGTCGGGACGAACGGGAAGATGAGGCTGGGATTGCGCATTTTATCGAACATGTGATTTTTAAAGGAACAGAGAAGCGGAAAGCTTATCATATCCTTAGCCGTATGGAGGATGTAGGCGGGGAATTGAATGCTTATACGACGAAAGAAGACACTTGTATCTATGCCTCTTTTTTGCCGAAGGACTATGAGCGGGCTTTGGAATTGTTTGCGGACATTATTTTTGATTCGGTGTTTCCGGAGAAGGAGATTGAGAAAGAGAAGGAGGTGGTTATCGATGAGATTAACTCTTATAAGGATTCTCCCGGAGAGTTGATATTCGATGATTTCGAGGAGCTGGTGTATAAAGGGGAACTGATCGGACGGAATATCCTGGGAAGTGAGGAGAATGTACGGAATTTGCGCCGGGAACAGATATTGGATTTTGTCCGGCGGAATTACAGACCGCAACGTATGGTGATCAGCTCGGTCGGGAATATTGATTTTTCGAAATTGGTACGTTGGGTGGAAAAATACTTCGGAGGTATTTCCGGAGATGATAGTTCGGTTTGCCGGGTGAAACCTATGTTGTATGTACCTCAGTTCCGGGAAATCGATAAAGGAACTTTTCAAAATCACTGCATAATCGGTAATATTGCGTATGATTACCGGGATGATAAGCGTTTAGCCTTATCCATGCTGGTGGATTTGTTGGGGGGAAGTGGCATGAATTCGCGCTTGAATCTGAATATCCGGGAAAAACACGGATTGGCTTATAATGTAGAAGCTGCTTATACGCCTTATTCGGATACGGGATTGTTTACTGTATATTTCGGTTGCGATGCGGATGATCTGGAGAAATGCCGGAAATTGTGTGAGCGGGAGATGGAGCATTTGTATACTCATGCTTTAGGACATGGGCAGTTGCGTAAAATTAAGATTCAGACGATAGGACAGTTGACTTTGTCGGCTGAAAATTATGAAAATACGATGCTTTCTATCGGGAAGAGTTTCCTGGTATACGACCGGGTTGATAGTATCGAGGAAATCTGTACGAAGGTGGAGGAAGTCGATGTGTCTACTTTACAGGAAGTGGCAGCGGAGATTTTTGCTATAGAAAAACAATCGGTATTGATATACAAGTAG